The Gordonia sp. KTR9 genome contains a region encoding:
- a CDS encoding AAA family ATPase: MSAPASLTLTARHNPSAAEARRGIIRVHPEVLTALALREWDAVSITGARVTAAVVAATEASAPTGVALLDEIAFSNAGVRENSTVVLAPVVVQGASRVVVSGSALATQSITESTLRRALLGKVLSVGDAVSLLPRDLGPELAATEATRALARSVGITWTTELLTVTATEPGPPADGQASAPVSVQTNTAVLWSTRAGEVAPLGDRTGPSSPRIPGALGMVSETESRRPVVAPAPVREPAREPDLPVRPVSELVGVDSQITKLTEWLTITLDEPDVLRTLGATPRLGVLVTGPAGGGKATLVRSVCASRTLVTVDGPTAGATQAEARLRTVAEAVARARSAGGVLLITDVDALLPAEPEPVAALILDELRSGISDGRIVLVATTAEPVRLDARLRDPSLCDRELVIGLPDAATRARLLSAILSNVPTDGDLDLTSVASRTPGFVAGDLAALAREAALRAATRASAEKSAPSLRTEDLVGALDVIRPVSRSDSPEVALGSITLADVGDMVETKQALTEAVLWPLQHPDTFARLGVDPPRGVLLFGPPGCGKTFVVRALAASGQLSVHTVKGAELMDKWVGSSEKAVRDLFARARESAPSLIFLDEVDALAPRRGQSTDSGVGDRVVAALLTELDGVEPLQDVVVLGATNRPDLIDPALLRPGRLERLVFVPPPDADARGDILRATGRDVPLDGVDLDELAADLEGYSAADCSALLREAALSAMRRDIDAASVTVADVDEARRRVRPSLDPAQVADLKAYAQRRLD, translated from the coding sequence ATGAGCGCACCCGCCTCCCTGACGCTGACTGCACGTCACAATCCCTCGGCGGCCGAGGCCCGGCGCGGCATCATCCGCGTACATCCCGAGGTACTCACGGCCCTGGCGCTCCGGGAGTGGGACGCGGTGTCGATCACCGGTGCCCGCGTGACGGCAGCCGTGGTGGCCGCGACCGAGGCATCCGCACCCACCGGCGTGGCCCTCCTCGACGAGATCGCCTTCTCCAATGCCGGCGTCCGCGAGAACTCGACGGTCGTGCTCGCACCGGTCGTGGTGCAGGGCGCGAGCCGGGTGGTGGTGAGCGGCTCGGCGTTGGCCACCCAGTCGATCACCGAGTCGACGCTGCGCCGTGCACTGCTGGGAAAGGTCCTGTCCGTCGGTGACGCGGTCTCGCTGCTCCCCCGCGACCTCGGTCCCGAACTCGCCGCCACCGAGGCCACCCGTGCGCTGGCGCGGTCGGTCGGGATCACCTGGACCACCGAGTTGCTGACCGTCACCGCGACCGAGCCCGGCCCACCGGCGGACGGGCAGGCGTCTGCGCCCGTGAGCGTGCAGACCAACACCGCCGTGCTGTGGTCGACGAGGGCGGGCGAGGTGGCGCCGCTCGGCGACCGCACCGGGCCGAGTTCGCCCCGGATCCCCGGTGCCCTCGGCATGGTGTCGGAGACCGAGTCGCGTCGGCCGGTCGTCGCGCCCGCCCCTGTCCGCGAGCCCGCCCGGGAGCCCGACCTGCCGGTCCGGCCGGTGTCGGAGCTGGTCGGCGTCGATTCCCAGATCACCAAGCTGACCGAATGGCTGACGATCACCCTCGACGAGCCCGACGTGCTGCGCACCCTGGGCGCGACGCCGCGTCTCGGCGTCCTGGTCACCGGCCCGGCGGGCGGTGGCAAGGCGACACTCGTGCGCTCGGTGTGCGCGTCGCGCACGCTGGTGACGGTCGACGGCCCGACGGCCGGCGCGACCCAGGCCGAAGCACGCCTGCGGACGGTCGCCGAGGCGGTCGCCCGCGCCCGGTCCGCGGGCGGGGTCCTGTTGATCACCGATGTCGACGCACTACTGCCCGCCGAACCCGAGCCGGTCGCCGCCCTGATCCTCGACGAACTGCGCTCGGGCATCTCCGATGGTCGGATCGTGCTCGTCGCGACGACCGCCGAACCGGTACGCCTCGACGCCCGGTTGCGCGACCCGTCGCTCTGCGATCGCGAACTCGTCATCGGGCTACCCGACGCCGCGACCCGTGCGCGGTTGCTGTCGGCGATCCTGTCGAACGTCCCGACCGACGGCGACCTCGATCTCACGTCGGTCGCGTCACGCACCCCGGGATTCGTCGCCGGCGATCTCGCCGCCCTCGCCCGGGAGGCCGCGCTCCGCGCCGCGACACGTGCGAGCGCCGAGAAGTCCGCGCCGTCCCTGCGCACCGAGGACCTCGTCGGCGCCCTCGACGTCATCCGTCCGGTGTCCCGCTCGGACTCCCCCGAGGTCGCGCTGGGCTCGATCACGCTGGCCGACGTCGGCGACATGGTGGAGACGAAACAGGCCTTGACCGAGGCGGTCCTGTGGCCGCTGCAACACCCCGACACCTTCGCCCGGCTCGGCGTCGACCCGCCGCGCGGGGTTCTGCTGTTCGGTCCGCCGGGCTGCGGCAAGACCTTCGTCGTCCGCGCGCTCGCGGCGTCGGGCCAGCTGTCGGTGCACACGGTCAAGGGCGCCGAACTGATGGACAAATGGGTCGGGTCTTCGGAGAAGGCGGTGCGGGACCTGTTCGCGCGAGCCCGCGAATCGGCACCCTCGCTGATCTTCCTCGACGAGGTCGACGCACTGGCCCCGCGCCGTGGCCAGTCCACCGACTCCGGTGTCGGCGACCGCGTGGTCGCCGCATTGCTCACCGAGCTCGACGGCGTCGAACCGCTCCAGGATGTCGTCGTGCTCGGCGCGACGAACCGTCCCGACCTCATCGATCCGGCTCTCCTCCGGCCCGGTCGGCTCGAACGACTCGTCTTCGTGCCGCCGCCGGACGCCGACGCGCGCGGGGACATCCTGCGCGCCACCGGGCGAGACGTCCCGCTCGACGGAGTCGACCTCGACGAGCTGGCCGCCGACCTCGAGGGGTATTCGGCGGCGGACTGCTCGGCGTTGCTGCGCGAGGCCGCGCTGTCGGCGATGCGCCGCGACATCGACGCCGCCTCGGTGACCGTGGCCGACGTCGACGAGGCCCGCCGGCGGGTGCGACCGTCTCTCGACCCCGCGCAGGTGGCGGACCTGAAGGCCTACGCGCAGCGTCGTCTCGACTGA
- a CDS encoding CDP-alcohol phosphatidyltransferase family protein, which yields MTSSGTNPGRRRPGSRTARTPTARSASRHAQAHPVPQKAPERRRLRRQAQASRIVIPSSLTILAICAGLTAMRSAINGDVDTAMALLVAAAFLDGIDGRVARLMGATSRIGAEIDSLADAINFGVVPAMIIYFHFIDGHDLGWVLALIYCCAIVLRLARFNTLLDDDDAPAYTRDFFAGVPAPAAAIAALLPIGLEQQFGEGWWTSLPAVGGWLILVAFLAVSRVPTSSLKTASIPPGAVAGLLVLVAAAAALLVTFPYVLMMIAIAGYVLHIPFAWRARRWVASRPEHWEDKPAERRAQRRALRTASPGGRRRRPVINSLGRLGLNRPTGPGVAAARATGETTESEPE from the coding sequence ATGACCTCCTCCGGCACGAATCCCGGGCGGCGACGCCCCGGATCACGCACCGCCCGCACCCCGACGGCACGATCGGCCAGTCGACACGCGCAGGCGCACCCGGTTCCGCAGAAGGCGCCGGAGCGTCGGCGTCTACGACGCCAAGCACAGGCGAGCCGAATCGTCATCCCGTCGTCGCTGACGATCCTCGCGATCTGCGCGGGACTGACGGCGATGCGTTCGGCGATCAACGGCGACGTCGACACCGCGATGGCACTTCTCGTCGCAGCCGCGTTCCTCGACGGCATCGACGGCCGGGTCGCACGCCTGATGGGAGCGACCAGCCGGATCGGCGCCGAGATCGACTCACTGGCCGACGCGATCAACTTCGGCGTGGTCCCGGCGATGATCATCTACTTCCACTTCATCGACGGCCACGACCTCGGCTGGGTGCTCGCCCTGATCTACTGCTGCGCCATCGTGCTGCGGCTGGCGAGGTTCAACACCCTGCTCGACGACGATGACGCACCTGCCTACACGCGGGACTTCTTCGCCGGCGTCCCCGCTCCCGCCGCGGCGATCGCAGCACTGCTGCCCATCGGTCTGGAGCAACAGTTCGGCGAGGGCTGGTGGACGTCGCTGCCGGCCGTCGGCGGATGGCTGATCCTGGTCGCCTTCCTGGCCGTGAGCCGCGTCCCGACCTCCTCGTTGAAGACCGCGTCGATCCCGCCCGGCGCCGTGGCCGGTCTGCTGGTGTTGGTCGCCGCGGCCGCGGCACTGCTGGTGACCTTCCCCTACGTGCTGATGATGATCGCGATCGCCGGGTACGTCCTGCACATCCCGTTCGCGTGGCGCGCGCGTCGCTGGGTCGCCTCCCGGCCCGAGCACTGGGAGGACAAACCGGCCGAACGTCGCGCCCAGCGCCGTGCCCTGCGCACGGCATCTCCCGGTGGCCGTCGACGCCGGCCGGTCATCAACTCGCTCGGCCGGCTGGGCCTGAACCGTCCCACCGGCCCCGGCGTCGCCGCGGCCCGCGCCACCGGCGAGACGACCGAAAGCGAGCCCGAATGA
- a CDS encoding phosphatidylserine decarboxylase has translation MARRPRPDGSGDTGRVAHFIDLARETIPPIHPAGAPFVAAPAAVALLGRRHRWIARPAALTAGACAAFFRHPKRVPPTEPGVVVAPADGTIALVDEAVPPAESGLGTQPLPRVSTFLSIFDVHVQRVPIAGTVTTVTHTPGAFVSADLPEASRDNERTTMTIRTTAAGGAPGPELAVVQIAGLIARRIVCEPKVGDSLAIGDTYGLIRFGSRVDVYFPAGTRPRVSVGQRAVGGETPFAYLDQ, from the coding sequence GTGGCCCGACGTCCGCGTCCGGACGGCTCCGGTGACACCGGCCGTGTCGCCCATTTTATCGATCTGGCCCGAGAGACCATCCCCCCGATCCACCCGGCGGGCGCGCCGTTCGTCGCCGCCCCGGCCGCCGTGGCCCTCCTGGGGCGCCGGCACCGCTGGATCGCGCGGCCGGCCGCGCTGACCGCCGGGGCGTGCGCGGCCTTCTTCCGGCATCCCAAGCGTGTCCCGCCCACCGAGCCCGGTGTGGTGGTCGCTCCCGCAGACGGGACCATCGCCCTCGTCGACGAAGCCGTTCCGCCCGCCGAATCCGGCCTGGGCACGCAGCCGCTGCCGCGGGTCTCGACCTTCCTCTCGATCTTCGACGTCCACGTGCAGCGCGTGCCGATCGCGGGCACGGTGACGACCGTGACGCACACGCCGGGCGCGTTCGTCTCCGCCGACCTGCCCGAAGCCAGCCGCGACAACGAGCGCACCACGATGACCATCCGCACCACGGCCGCAGGCGGCGCCCCCGGCCCCGAGCTGGCGGTCGTGCAGATCGCCGGTCTCATCGCCCGGCGCATCGTGTGTGAACCGAAGGTCGGGGACTCGCTGGCGATCGGCGACACCTACGGGCTGATCCGATTCGGGTCGCGTGTCGACGTCTACTTCCCGGCCGGTACCCGACCCCGCGTCTCGGTCGGGCAGCGTGCGGTCGGCGGCGAGACCCCGTTCGCGTACCTGGATCAGTGA
- the moeA gene encoding molybdopterin molybdotransferase MoeA, whose product MRTVVEHQRVVAALFGAPEQSKVAVPESLGLATFTDVDAPLSLPGFDNSAMDGFAVRAADLADASPDNPVTLPVAADIPAGRTDDLTLEPGTAHRIMTGAPMPGGADAVVPVELTDAVVGPVAAAATVTFTAAPERGRHIRRGGSDIEFGTRALPAGTVIGAPQIGLLAALGIAEVAVARRLRVVVLSTGSELVEPGKPLRHGQIYESNGAMLTAAVIEAGAVGRHLHFVPDNTADFAARLDEVADDADLIITSGGVSAGAFEVVKDALSATGTVEFVKVAMQPGMPQGCGHFPSSRGGRVPIITLPGNPVSALVSFEVFIRPALRAAMGLPADRERIRARLSADIRSPRGKRQFLRGVLAAADVDGTVGVAPIGPPASHHLRYLAEADALIDVPADVEAVEAGSLVDVLVLR is encoded by the coding sequence ATGCGTACCGTCGTAGAGCATCAGCGCGTCGTCGCGGCGTTGTTCGGCGCGCCCGAACAATCGAAGGTCGCAGTGCCCGAATCCCTGGGCCTGGCCACGTTCACCGACGTCGACGCCCCGCTCTCGCTGCCCGGCTTCGACAACTCCGCGATGGACGGATTCGCCGTGCGCGCCGCCGATCTCGCGGATGCGAGCCCCGACAACCCGGTCACGCTGCCGGTCGCCGCGGACATCCCCGCCGGCCGCACCGACGACCTCACGCTCGAACCGGGGACCGCGCACCGGATCATGACCGGCGCCCCGATGCCCGGGGGCGCCGACGCGGTGGTCCCCGTCGAACTGACCGACGCCGTGGTGGGCCCGGTGGCCGCGGCGGCGACCGTCACCTTCACCGCGGCGCCCGAGCGCGGCAGGCACATCCGGCGCGGGGGCTCCGACATCGAGTTCGGCACCCGGGCGCTGCCGGCCGGCACGGTGATCGGCGCGCCGCAGATCGGCTTGCTGGCCGCACTGGGCATCGCCGAGGTCGCCGTCGCCCGCCGGTTGCGCGTGGTCGTGCTGTCCACCGGTTCCGAACTCGTCGAGCCCGGAAAGCCGTTGCGGCACGGGCAGATCTACGAGTCCAACGGCGCCATGCTCACCGCGGCGGTCATCGAGGCCGGCGCGGTCGGTCGTCATCTGCACTTCGTGCCCGACAACACCGCGGACTTCGCCGCGCGGCTCGACGAGGTCGCCGACGACGCCGATCTGATCATCACCTCGGGGGGCGTCAGCGCGGGCGCCTTCGAGGTGGTGAAGGACGCACTGTCGGCGACGGGGACCGTCGAGTTCGTGAAGGTGGCGATGCAGCCGGGTATGCCCCAGGGGTGTGGCCACTTCCCCTCGTCCCGCGGGGGCCGGGTACCGATCATCACCCTTCCGGGCAACCCCGTCAGTGCGCTCGTGTCCTTCGAGGTCTTCATCCGGCCGGCGTTGCGCGCCGCCATGGGACTGCCTGCCGACCGTGAGCGGATCAGGGCACGTCTCTCCGCCGACATCCGCTCACCCCGCGGGAAACGACAGTTCCTGCGCGGCGTGCTCGCCGCGGCGGACGTCGACGGGACTGTCGGAGTCGCCCCGATCGGTCCGCCTGCCTCCCATCACCTGCGCTACCTCGCCGAGGCCGACGCGCTGATCGACGTCCCCGCCGACGTCGAGGCAGTCGAGGCCGGATCGCTCGTGGACGTGCTGGTCCTGCGCTGA
- a CDS encoding HAD-IIA family hydrolase: protein MALGLLLDIDGVMVTSWKALPGAVEAIADLADQGVPRMFLTNTTSRSRGEIAEALNSSGFEVRADEILSAAKLTAEHVAATYPGKRVWVLNEGPIAEDMTGVELTDDPSSAEVVVLGGAGSVFTHATLSKVLEMLLDGVPVIAMHRSMTWSTASGLSIDTGVYLEGLEKASGAKIKAIGKPSPVGFRAATEILGLEPTQVVMVGDDMHNDVLGAQAAALIGVLVRTGKFREEALHALQRDEFGPYPDHIIDSVADLPELIGKLSGT from the coding sequence ATGGCGCTGGGTCTGCTGCTCGACATCGACGGGGTGATGGTCACCTCGTGGAAGGCGCTGCCGGGTGCGGTCGAGGCGATCGCCGACCTCGCCGATCAGGGCGTTCCACGGATGTTCTTGACCAACACGACGTCCCGTTCGCGCGGCGAGATCGCCGAGGCGCTGAACTCGTCCGGTTTCGAGGTGAGGGCCGACGAGATCCTCTCGGCGGCCAAACTGACCGCCGAACACGTCGCCGCCACCTATCCGGGCAAGCGCGTGTGGGTGCTCAACGAGGGGCCGATCGCCGAGGACATGACCGGCGTGGAGCTGACCGACGACCCCTCGTCGGCCGAGGTGGTGGTGCTCGGCGGCGCCGGTTCGGTGTTCACGCACGCGACGCTGTCGAAGGTCCTGGAGATGCTCCTGGACGGCGTCCCGGTGATCGCGATGCACCGCTCGATGACCTGGTCGACGGCGAGCGGTCTGAGCATCGACACCGGGGTGTACCTGGAGGGGCTCGAAAAGGCTTCGGGCGCAAAGATCAAGGCGATCGGCAAGCCCTCGCCGGTCGGTTTTCGGGCGGCCACCGAGATCCTGGGCCTCGAGCCGACCCAGGTGGTGATGGTCGGCGACGACATGCACAACGACGTCCTCGGCGCCCAGGCCGCGGCCCTGATCGGGGTGCTGGTGCGCACCGGCAAGTTCCGCGAGGAGGCGCTGCACGCGCTGCAGCGTGACGAGTTCGGGCCCTACCCCGACCACATCATCGACTCGGTGGCCGACCTCCCCGAGCTCATCGGCAAGCTCAGCGGGACCTGA
- a CDS encoding SRPBCC family protein, which yields MTAALIEESIDIAATPEQVWSVISDLKRMGEWSPQCKKMIVRGGTVGLGTKTININRRGPLVWPTTAKVVRFTPNQELGFRVAENHTIWSYTITPKDAGVTVTERREVNGSTTKVSSVLVDKLFGGAESFEEELKLGMAETLGKIKRAAETN from the coding sequence ATGACCGCAGCACTCATCGAGGAGTCCATCGACATCGCCGCCACGCCCGAACAGGTGTGGTCGGTGATCTCCGATCTGAAGCGCATGGGCGAGTGGAGCCCACAGTGCAAGAAGATGATCGTCCGCGGCGGCACCGTCGGGTTGGGGACCAAGACCATCAACATCAACCGCCGGGGGCCGCTGGTGTGGCCGACGACCGCCAAGGTCGTCCGCTTCACCCCCAACCAGGAACTCGGCTTCCGGGTCGCGGAGAACCACACCATCTGGAGCTACACCATCACCCCGAAGGACGCCGGCGTCACGGTCACCGAGCGCCGCGAGGTCAACGGATCGACCACCAAGGTGTCGTCGGTGCTCGTGGACAAGCTCTTCGGTGGGGCCGAGTCGTTCGAAGAGGAGCTCAAGCTCGGAATGGCCGAGACCCTGGGCAAGATCAAACGCGCCGCCGAGACCAACTGA
- a CDS encoding DUF350 domain-containing protein, with amino-acid sequence MELLRDNLAAGASFSLVGIALLVLGFAALDLVTPGRLRQLVWIEHNRNAVLLTTSMVIGLAIVLVSSVIDTELLELWRALLYTAAYSVLTIAVMTWSFVLIDWLTPGKLGTLLFDGSARDDAAPDAGRRAADEHPAGWITAAVFVAVGAVVGTTLLV; translated from the coding sequence ATGGAACTGCTGCGGGACAACCTGGCCGCGGGCGCGTCGTTCAGCCTGGTCGGGATCGCCTTGCTGGTCCTCGGATTCGCCGCACTCGACCTGGTGACGCCGGGCCGGCTGCGACAGTTGGTGTGGATCGAGCACAACCGCAACGCGGTGCTGCTGACCACGTCGATGGTCATCGGTCTCGCGATCGTGCTGGTCTCGTCGGTCATCGACACCGAGCTACTGGAGTTGTGGCGCGCGCTGCTCTACACCGCGGCCTACTCGGTGCTCACCATCGCGGTGATGACGTGGTCGTTCGTACTGATCGACTGGCTCACTCCCGGGAAGCTGGGCACGCTGCTGTTCGACGGGTCGGCGCGTGACGACGCCGCTCCGGACGCCGGCCGACGGGCCGCCGACGAGCATCCCGCGGGCTGGATCACCGCTGCCGTGTTCGTGGCAGTGGGTGCCGTCGTCGGCACGACCCTGCTGGTCTGA
- a CDS encoding acyl-CoA dehydrogenase family protein produces the protein MDFELSEEQGMLRDTVREVLTKTYDVETLRKVTDTDLGWSEKVWKSLAEIGILGLTFPENEGGMDAGPVEFTSVMTELGRALAPEPYLDSVLVPGSLLGLADDATRTELRTALASGELLMAFAHTEPGDRWPEARVETTASADGVLNGTKSLVGHGDCAAKLIVSARDDNGVGLYLVDADAEGVTRTPYRTHDRRRGAQFEFNDVKATRLGTGDASQTIADAEVGVQTALCAEAVGAMERSLDLTVEYLKSRKQFGVTLSAFQALTHRAADMYVQLELARSLSLYATSALADGIADPIIASRAKLQICRSARLIGQEAIQMHGGIGMTAEYPIAHYVSRLTAISHTLGDASDHVTRLAENVDNYDMLSVG, from the coding sequence ATGGATTTCGAGCTTTCCGAAGAGCAGGGGATGCTGCGCGACACCGTTCGCGAAGTCCTCACCAAGACCTACGACGTCGAGACACTGCGCAAGGTCACCGACACCGATCTCGGTTGGAGCGAGAAGGTGTGGAAGTCGCTGGCCGAGATCGGCATCCTCGGCCTGACCTTCCCGGAGAACGAGGGCGGCATGGATGCCGGCCCCGTCGAATTCACCAGTGTCATGACCGAACTCGGACGCGCACTGGCGCCCGAGCCCTACCTCGACTCGGTCCTCGTCCCCGGCTCGCTCCTCGGGCTCGCCGACGATGCGACTCGCACCGAGCTGCGCACCGCACTGGCCTCCGGAGAACTCCTGATGGCCTTCGCCCACACCGAGCCCGGTGACCGCTGGCCGGAGGCGCGGGTCGAGACGACCGCATCGGCCGACGGTGTCCTCAACGGCACCAAGAGCCTTGTCGGACATGGTGATTGCGCGGCCAAGCTGATCGTGTCGGCCCGCGACGACAACGGTGTCGGCCTCTACCTCGTCGACGCCGACGCCGAGGGCGTCACCCGCACGCCGTACCGGACGCACGATCGCCGACGCGGCGCGCAGTTCGAGTTCAACGACGTCAAGGCCACGCGGTTGGGCACCGGCGACGCGTCGCAGACCATCGCCGACGCCGAGGTGGGCGTCCAGACCGCGCTGTGCGCCGAGGCCGTCGGCGCGATGGAGCGCAGCCTGGATCTGACCGTCGAATACCTGAAGTCACGCAAGCAGTTCGGCGTCACGCTGTCGGCCTTCCAGGCCCTCACGCACCGCGCCGCCGACATGTACGTCCAGCTCGAACTCGCGCGCAGCCTGAGCCTGTACGCGACGTCGGCGCTGGCCGACGGCATCGCCGATCCCATCATCGCGTCGCGGGCGAAGCTGCAGATCTGCCGGTCCGCGCGCCTGATCGGTCAGGAAGCGATCCAGATGCACGGCGGTATCGGCATGACCGCCGAGTACCCGATCGCCCACTACGTGAGCCGACTGACGGCGATCAGCCACACTCTCGGCGACGCGTCGGACCACGTGACCCGTCTCGCGGAGAACGTCGACAACTACGACATGCTCAGCGTCGGCTGA
- a CDS encoding acyl-CoA dehydrogenase family protein — protein sequence MQLTFSPEEEAFREELRSIFAKVPEDVRKRCEEGKLNYPEDLVTTTRILNEHGVATPSWPVEHGGKDWTPIQHHIYREEMSLAFVPDMLPFNVGMIGPVIAQFGSDEMKERFLAKTANLDIWWCQGFSEPEAGSDLASLKTRAVRDGDHYVINGQKTWTTLGQFADWIFCLARTNPDVKKQAGISMFLFPMDTPGVEIRPIQLIDGSYEVNEVFFNDVRVPAENMVGEENSGWTQAKFLLGNERNGIARVGYTKAKLARAKELAKQTRTAKGSLLDDPLFAARLAEVENELLALELTQLRVAASSADGKPNPASSLLKLTGSQLQQAAMELIADIAGPDSLPVAQLDASAPNGSAEVSAPEWAQLAAPTYLNYRKVTIYGGSSEVQRQIIDKAVLGL from the coding sequence ATGCAGCTGACATTCAGTCCTGAAGAAGAGGCCTTCCGCGAGGAGTTGCGCAGCATCTTCGCCAAGGTCCCCGAAGACGTCCGCAAGCGGTGCGAAGAGGGCAAGCTCAATTACCCCGAGGATCTCGTCACCACCACCCGCATCCTCAACGAGCACGGCGTCGCCACCCCGAGCTGGCCCGTCGAGCACGGCGGCAAGGACTGGACCCCGATCCAGCACCACATCTACCGCGAGGAGATGAGCCTCGCGTTCGTCCCCGACATGCTCCCCTTCAACGTCGGCATGATCGGCCCGGTCATCGCGCAGTTCGGGTCCGACGAGATGAAGGAACGCTTCCTCGCCAAGACCGCCAACCTCGACATCTGGTGGTGCCAGGGCTTCTCCGAGCCCGAGGCCGGGTCCGATCTGGCGTCGCTCAAGACCCGCGCGGTCCGCGACGGTGACCACTACGTGATCAACGGCCAGAAGACCTGGACCACGCTCGGCCAGTTCGCGGACTGGATCTTCTGCCTCGCGCGCACCAACCCGGACGTGAAGAAGCAGGCCGGCATCAGCATGTTCCTGTTCCCGATGGACACCCCGGGCGTCGAGATCCGCCCGATCCAGCTCATCGACGGCAGCTACGAGGTCAACGAGGTCTTCTTCAACGACGTCCGCGTCCCCGCGGAGAACATGGTCGGCGAGGAGAACAGCGGCTGGACGCAGGCCAAGTTCCTGCTCGGCAACGAGCGCAACGGCATCGCCCGGGTCGGTTACACCAAGGCCAAGCTCGCCCGCGCCAAGGAACTGGCCAAGCAGACGCGTACGGCCAAGGGCAGCCTGCTCGACGATCCGCTGTTCGCGGCACGTCTGGCCGAGGTGGAGAACGAACTGCTCGCGCTCGAGCTCACCCAGCTGCGTGTCGCCGCGTCGTCGGCAGACGGCAAGCCGAACCCCGCGTCGTCGCTGCTCAAGCTGACCGGTAGCCAGCTGCAGCAGGCCGCGATGGAGCTGATCGCCGACATCGCCGGCCCCGACTCGCTTCCGGTGGCACAGCTCGACGCGTCGGCACCGAACGGCAGCGCCGAGGTGAGCGCCCCCGAGTGGGCCCAGCTCGCGGCCCCGACCTACCTCAACTACCGCAAGGTCACGATCTACGGCGGCTCGTCGGAAGTCCAGCGCCAGATCATCGACAAGGCCGTCCTGGGCCTCTGA
- a CDS encoding TetR/AcrR family transcriptional regulator → MNVGPSADPVQQARPMAARARLLRAAVEAFAAKGFNGTTTRDIANGAQMSSAAVYVHFRSKEELLFEISDAGHRAILAAIDEADDPSASPGDRLRAIVHAFTEHHAREHVGGRVVNYELNSLAPDHLDTVMAMRREITRRVRAVVDAGLDDGDFAVADSLATTNAMLSMGIDVARWYREGGALSPTQMGDFYAELAMRMVGSS, encoded by the coding sequence ATGAATGTGGGCCCGTCCGCCGACCCGGTGCAGCAGGCGCGGCCGATGGCCGCGCGGGCCCGGCTCCTGCGTGCAGCCGTCGAGGCGTTCGCCGCGAAGGGTTTCAACGGCACCACCACCCGGGACATCGCCAACGGCGCGCAGATGAGTTCGGCGGCGGTCTACGTGCACTTCCGCTCCAAAGAGGAGCTGCTGTTCGAGATCTCCGACGCCGGTCACCGCGCCATCCTGGCGGCGATCGACGAGGCCGACGATCCGTCGGCGTCCCCCGGCGACCGGCTGCGGGCGATCGTCCACGCGTTCACCGAGCACCACGCGCGCGAACATGTGGGCGGACGGGTGGTGAACTACGAGCTGAACTCGCTCGCACCCGACCACCTGGACACCGTGATGGCCATGCGCCGCGAGATCACCCGGCGAGTGCGGGCAGTCGTCGACGCCGGCCTCGACGACGGCGACTTCGCCGTCGCCGATTCGCTCGCCACCACCAACGCGATGTTGTCCATGGGAATCGATGTCGCGCGTTGGTATCGCGAGGGCGGTGCGCTGTCGCCGACGCAGATGGGCGACTTCTATGCCGAACTGGCCATGCGGATGGTCGGTTCGTCGTAG